The Acidobacteriota bacterium genome includes a window with the following:
- a CDS encoding REC domain-containing phosphodiesterase, translated as MAPAPPPVLVGRPTLLLASRSRAVHRAALRELDAVGFAVVVTDDAVRARRLLEEAPPVLVVTDLTFADATGRPLVALIRERPREAAIPVVVICASRQEVERARLEGAVDVVRPPHDWRLVAARAARVVAADTMAAELRIARAELERRTRHRSRIRDEADRDTADILTGLPGRDRFVAAVGRALGGGVSEARQAVVALFTIDRRGVSSHASCRARVNAALQQCAQQLTAGLRSEELLRDVSGPSLSMAARLDDHLFATLVTGLPTREEAMKVVRVLYDRVAGGPVARGADFVPSVSAGAAIAPGDGRTPDALLDSAGLALEQARAVGSVRFHDQASHARHVHAGLINRALSQALAHDELRLHYQPLYDARTRQISAAEALLRWTSPELGAVPPSTFVPLAEESGLMVPIGTWVLSTACRQLREWVDAGLPPIRIAINLSLCQLLRSDLVRSVREALVAHRIEPSWLELEISERGVLRSDPEILQQLHEIKRLGVRLALDDFGTGNSAIAYLKQFPIDVLKIDQSFIWGLGRSAEDAAIIGATIAMARQLGLDVVAEGVEEDGQVAFLERHGCGQYQGFLFSPPVPPAEFAALLGRHSPASEGAA; from the coding sequence GTGGCCCCCGCGCCTCCGCCCGTGCTCGTCGGCCGCCCCACGCTGCTGCTGGCCAGCCGTTCGCGCGCCGTCCATCGGGCAGCGCTGCGCGAGCTCGACGCGGTGGGTTTCGCCGTCGTCGTCACCGACGATGCGGTTCGAGCGCGACGCCTGCTCGAAGAGGCGCCTCCGGTCCTGGTCGTCACCGACCTGACCTTTGCCGACGCCACCGGGCGACCGCTCGTGGCCCTCATCAGGGAACGGCCGCGCGAGGCCGCGATCCCCGTCGTCGTGATCTGCGCTTCGAGACAGGAGGTCGAGCGCGCCCGTCTCGAGGGCGCGGTCGACGTGGTCAGGCCGCCGCACGACTGGCGCCTGGTGGCCGCGCGCGCCGCCCGTGTGGTCGCCGCCGACACCATGGCGGCCGAGCTGCGGATCGCGCGCGCCGAGCTCGAGCGGCGCACGCGACACAGAAGCCGGATTCGAGACGAGGCAGACCGCGATACCGCCGACATCCTGACGGGACTGCCCGGCCGCGATCGCTTCGTGGCGGCCGTCGGGCGGGCGCTTGGCGGCGGCGTGTCCGAGGCGCGCCAGGCCGTCGTCGCCCTCTTCACGATCGACCGTCGCGGCGTCAGCAGTCACGCGTCGTGCCGGGCCCGCGTCAACGCCGCCCTCCAGCAGTGTGCCCAGCAGCTGACGGCCGGCCTCCGATCGGAGGAGCTGCTCCGCGACGTGTCGGGACCCTCGCTCTCGATGGCCGCGAGGCTCGACGACCATCTCTTCGCCACGCTCGTGACCGGTCTTCCGACGCGAGAGGAAGCCATGAAGGTCGTGCGTGTGCTCTACGACCGCGTCGCGGGTGGTCCCGTCGCCCGCGGCGCCGACTTCGTGCCCTCGGTGAGCGCCGGCGCCGCCATCGCCCCTGGCGACGGCCGCACACCCGACGCGCTGCTCGACAGTGCCGGGCTCGCGCTCGAACAGGCGCGGGCGGTCGGCAGTGTCCGCTTTCACGACCAGGCCAGCCACGCGCGCCACGTGCACGCCGGCCTCATCAACCGCGCGCTCTCGCAGGCACTGGCCCACGACGAGCTGCGACTGCACTACCAGCCGCTGTACGACGCCCGGACGCGGCAGATCTCGGCGGCCGAGGCCCTGCTGCGCTGGACGTCGCCGGAACTCGGTGCGGTGCCGCCGTCCACCTTCGTCCCGCTCGCCGAGGAATCGGGGCTGATGGTCCCGATCGGGACATGGGTCCTCTCGACCGCGTGCCGGCAGCTGCGTGAGTGGGTCGATGCCGGCCTGCCGCCGATTCGCATCGCCATCAACCTCTCGCTGTGCCAGCTCCTGCGGTCGGACCTCGTGCGCAGCGTCCGCGAGGCGCTCGTGGCCCACCGGATCGAGCCGTCGTGGCTCGAGCTCGAGATCAGCGAGCGCGGGGTCCTGCGCAGCGACCCCGAGATCCTGCAGCAGCTCCACGAGATCAAGCGCCTCGGCGTCCGCCTGGCGCTCGACGACTTCGGCACGGGCAACTCGGCCATCGCCTACCTGAAGCAGTTCCCCATCGACGTGCTGAAGATCGACCAGTCGTTCATCTGGGGCCTCGGCCGGTCCGCGGAAGACGCGGCCATCATCGGCGCGACGATCGCGATGGCCCGGCAGCTCGGCCTCGACGTGGTCGCCGAGGGGGTCGAGGAGGACGGCCAGGTCGCCTTCCTCGAGCGACACGGCTGCGGCCAGTACCAGGGGTTCCTGTTCTCGCCCCCGGTGCCCCCGGCCGAGTTCGCCGCGCTGCTCGGCCGCCACTCGCCCGCCTCCGAAGGCGCGGCGTGA
- a CDS encoding diguanylate cyclase encodes MPTLRTLGRAALASLLLSMPATATARPEAAASDPTRPIRFERLAADQGLSQSTVTSIFQDSRGYLWVGTEDGLNRYDAVGFRVYSHDPADPASIPASFVWAMDEDAAGNLWIATDGGGLVAWDRASDRFVRHAGLSSPHLRALRVGPDGAIWVGTRESGLDRYEPASGQVTRFVHDAAKADSLGDNRIFALAFDRRGDLWVGTDAGLSRLDRAAGTFSRVVHEPGNPASLSQGRVRALLVDETGLVWVGTHGGGLNLLDPATGHSRHFRHDPANPVSLSHDQVRAIFRDDAGRLWVGTSRGLDLYDAEQQAFSHYRSDASNPTSLADDTVMAIAQDRTGLLWVGTRLGGLHKWHPHSWQFGHVAPDPQHPQGLASGLVTSFAEDAAGRLWVGTFGAGLQVLNRAAHLATRYTHRVDDDASLPSDRVTALLHGRAGALWVGTLDGGLGRFDAASGTFTRYRHDPADQTSLAASGVMTLLEDSSGRLWVGTFGGGLHRLDAATSRFARFRHDPANPASLSGDRVTSLVEAADGSLWVGTDGNGLNRFDPRSGEARRFAHVAGDPDSLPSNVVYALLVDAAGGVWAGTRAGLAHLAPGATEFETFTTRQGLPNDTVYGIRADRHGRLWLSTNNGLAAFDPKARTWRTFGVEHGLQGREFNFGASYQSASGELFFGGTNGFNAFHPDRLRVNTVPPGVVLTHVAKGYRALETPADQVSHVRLGYRDHVVRFEFAALDFTSPRHNRFAYRLEGFDERWIEFQGHQPVTYTNLRPGRYTFHVRAANSDGTWNDEGLRVGLDVDAPPWATPWAYGGYSFLFLGGLVGLVRTQQRKMEREAQYARDLELRVYERTRELERVNRELARASITDSLTGLANRRFLIEHVEKEIQLLQSRYRSIDAGTMTHGALDIGFMMIDLDCFKAINDSAGHAAGDEVLRQLRDILADCCSSSDIVIRWGGDEFLVVVRDTNTERVSAMAERIRARLAGHAFDVGNSRTVHTTCSIGFACYPFHSEFLDELTWEQVVGVADRALYVAKASGRNGWVGFSAGTGTPIQGIFAEITTSPEVLIRSGQLRLWSSHGERALAWH; translated from the coding sequence ATGCCGACACTGAGAACCCTGGGCCGCGCGGCCCTCGCCAGCCTGCTGCTGTCGATGCCGGCCACCGCCACGGCCCGCCCCGAGGCCGCGGCCAGCGACCCGACGCGACCGATCCGCTTCGAGCGGCTCGCGGCCGACCAGGGGTTGTCGCAGTCAACGGTCACGTCGATCTTCCAGGACAGCCGCGGCTACCTCTGGGTAGGCACGGAAGACGGCCTCAACCGGTACGACGCGGTCGGCTTCCGGGTGTACTCGCACGACCCGGCCGACCCCGCCTCGATCCCGGCGAGCTTCGTCTGGGCGATGGACGAGGACGCCGCCGGGAACCTCTGGATCGCCACCGATGGCGGCGGCCTCGTGGCCTGGGATCGGGCGTCGGACCGCTTCGTGCGCCACGCCGGCCTCTCGAGCCCGCACCTTCGCGCGCTGCGAGTCGGGCCCGATGGCGCGATCTGGGTGGGCACGCGCGAGTCGGGCCTCGACCGGTACGAGCCGGCCTCGGGCCAGGTGACCCGCTTCGTTCACGACGCCGCGAAGGCCGACAGTCTGGGTGACAACCGCATCTTCGCGCTCGCCTTCGACCGCCGCGGCGATCTCTGGGTGGGCACCGACGCCGGCCTCAGCCGGCTCGATCGCGCCGCCGGGACGTTCTCGCGCGTCGTCCACGAGCCGGGCAACCCGGCGAGCCTCAGCCAGGGCCGTGTCCGCGCCCTGTTGGTCGACGAGACAGGCCTCGTCTGGGTCGGCACGCACGGAGGCGGCCTCAACCTGCTCGATCCGGCGACGGGGCACAGCCGCCACTTCCGACACGACCCCGCGAACCCGGTGAGCCTCTCGCACGATCAGGTGCGGGCGATCTTCCGTGACGATGCCGGCCGGCTCTGGGTCGGCACGAGCCGCGGGCTCGATCTCTACGACGCCGAGCAGCAGGCGTTCTCGCACTACCGGTCGGACGCGTCGAACCCGACGAGCCTCGCCGATGACACGGTGATGGCGATTGCCCAGGACCGCACGGGCCTGCTCTGGGTAGGCACGCGGCTCGGCGGCCTCCACAAGTGGCACCCGCACAGCTGGCAGTTCGGACACGTCGCGCCCGACCCGCAGCACCCGCAGGGGCTCGCCTCGGGCCTCGTCACCTCCTTTGCCGAGGACGCCGCCGGACGTCTCTGGGTGGGGACCTTCGGTGCCGGGCTCCAGGTGCTCAACCGCGCCGCGCACCTGGCGACGCGCTACACGCATCGTGTCGACGACGACGCGAGCCTGCCGAGCGACCGGGTCACCGCGCTTCTCCACGGCCGCGCCGGCGCGCTCTGGGTCGGCACGCTCGACGGCGGCCTCGGCCGCTTCGACGCCGCAAGCGGCACCTTCACGCGGTACCGGCACGACCCGGCCGACCAGACGAGTCTGGCCGCCAGCGGCGTCATGACGCTGCTCGAGGACAGCAGCGGCCGGCTGTGGGTGGGCACCTTTGGCGGCGGCCTGCACCGCCTCGATGCGGCGACGTCGCGGTTTGCCCGGTTCCGGCACGACCCGGCCAACCCGGCGAGCCTGAGCGGCGACCGCGTCACCAGCCTGGTCGAAGCCGCCGACGGCAGCCTGTGGGTGGGCACCGACGGGAACGGGCTCAACCGGTTCGATCCGCGCTCGGGCGAGGCGCGCCGCTTCGCGCACGTCGCCGGCGACCCCGACAGCCTGCCGTCGAACGTGGTGTACGCGCTGCTCGTCGATGCGGCCGGGGGCGTCTGGGCCGGCACGCGCGCGGGTCTCGCCCACCTCGCGCCAGGCGCAACCGAGTTTGAGACCTTCACGACCCGTCAGGGCCTGCCGAACGACACCGTGTACGGCATCCGCGCCGACCGGCACGGCCGGCTCTGGCTCAGCACGAACAACGGCCTCGCGGCGTTCGACCCGAAGGCCCGCACGTGGCGGACCTTCGGCGTCGAGCACGGGCTGCAGGGCCGCGAGTTCAACTTCGGCGCCTCGTACCAGTCGGCGAGCGGCGAGCTGTTCTTCGGCGGCACCAACGGCTTCAACGCGTTTCACCCCGACCGCCTGCGCGTCAACACGGTGCCGCCCGGCGTCGTGCTGACTCACGTGGCGAAGGGCTACCGTGCGCTCGAGACGCCGGCCGATCAGGTTTCGCACGTGAGGCTCGGTTATCGCGACCACGTCGTGCGCTTCGAGTTCGCCGCGCTCGACTTCACCTCGCCGCGTCACAACCGCTTCGCGTACAGGCTCGAGGGCTTCGACGAGCGGTGGATCGAGTTCCAGGGCCACCAGCCGGTGACCTACACGAACCTGCGTCCGGGCCGCTACACCTTCCACGTGCGCGCCGCCAACAGCGACGGCACGTGGAACGACGAGGGGCTCCGTGTCGGCCTCGACGTCGACGCGCCGCCGTGGGCGACGCCGTGGGCGTACGGCGGGTACTCGTTCCTGTTTCTCGGCGGGCTCGTCGGGCTCGTGCGGACGCAGCAGCGGAAGATGGAGCGCGAGGCCCAGTACGCGCGCGACCTCGAGCTGCGGGTGTACGAGCGCACGCGCGAGCTCGAGCGGGTGAACCGCGAGCTGGCCAGGGCCAGCATCACCGACTCGCTCACCGGCCTCGCCAACCGCCGCTTCCTCATCGAGCACGTCGAGAAGGAGATCCAGCTGCTCCAGAGCCGCTATCGCAGCATCGACGCCGGCACCATGACGCACGGCGCCCTCGACATCGGCTTCATGATGATCGACCTCGACTGCTTCAAGGCCATCAACGACTCGGCCGGGCACGCTGCCGGCGACGAGGTGCTGCGCCAGTTGCGCGACATCCTCGCCGACTGCTGCAGCAGCTCCGACATCGTCATCCGCTGGGGCGGCGACGAGTTCCTCGTGGTCGTCCGCGACACGAACACCGAGCGAGTGAGCGCGATGGCCGAGCGCATCCGGGCGCGCCTCGCCGGTCATGCCTTCGACGTGGGGAACTCGCGCACGGTCCACACCACCTGCTCGATCGGCTTTGCGTGCTATCCCTTCCACTCGGAGTTCCTCGACGAGCTCACGTGGGAGCAGGTCGTCGGCGTGGCCGACCGGGCGCTCTACGTGGCGAAGGCCAGCGGCCGCAACGGGTGGGTCGGCTTCTCGGCCGGCACCGGCACGCCGATCCAGGGCATCTTCGCGGAGATCACCACCAGCCCGGAGGTGCTCATCCGCTCGGGTCAGCTGCGCCTGTGGTCGTCGCACGGCGAGCGGGCACTCGCCTGGCATTGA
- a CDS encoding sigma 54-interacting transcriptional regulator, with product MADAAELLGPYLRELVKVTGACDASVYLPGSLGLGSRGQVLHLGHSPSVPELATLDAAEAFAGELREVAPAGAVRAGGDAAALPSIVPGGVLIPIPSVATLWERASSSAPSADAASAPHAQRARDRARTSLGGSGWVGLRFDRRRPDSATDAFWQPALGLARALASYLVGLYGILADPVTGLPGRAAVQLAIGEHIELARRRARPFSLLLVNPHDFGDVNARHGCRIGDAVLRGVVVRLLAAVRASDPVMRYGAAIFAVALPDTDAAAACRVGDHVRRRLCEAPFLDGAVRLAFSVGVATLAPDDDEGNELELVQRADLALAAAREREGGAVTLWSPELERPASSRLDRLGGIFTGKMDKDYRNMGLLWDALDVVAVNARPRQLAARVVEKLHATLGPLRVALFTSAGDGPPCLVSGVERRGDAAASQPFAADGLTGAEVALVASAIDERRPRHGGVGLPAGSPPFGCAVPLMVGDHAIGALYLATGHDEPGVDPSDLSFFSAFGAQVAVALDRARLAEQEEERNERERHRLRAELVDLRKALRQAKLLYRSPAMDAVLTMARRIAATDTTVLVTGESGTGKERLAQTIHDLSDRKSRPFVIVDCGAIPPTLIESELFGHERGAFTGAGERAVGRLAQADGGTVVLDEVGELPLEVQAKLLRFVQEKHVTPVGGTRPRRVDARILAVTNRDLEREVAEGRFREDLFYRINVVRLRVPPLRERRDDVLFLARHFIEVFSLQYGKDVRGFTPEAEARMLEYAWPGNVRELQNRVLQAVILAGDERLDCAVLGIDAEEADKARRPERARAALTVVPPAPRVADSAPEAPRSVSWRPAAPAGGDPWAALRQALARQIAQAVAQGGAVPPLGRWLGHEVALVGYERSGRVMARAAARLGVPETTFARRHQKATSDAALSRRGHGWDEVRDALADLLDSPACGQIPDLADRIEAILFEEVVARTPGNAHRAAQLLGVSLPTFRRRQAAMPMAS from the coding sequence GTGGCCGACGCCGCCGAACTGCTCGGGCCGTACCTGCGCGAACTGGTGAAGGTGACCGGCGCCTGCGACGCCTCGGTCTACCTGCCGGGCTCGCTCGGCCTCGGCTCGCGTGGTCAGGTGCTGCACCTCGGCCACTCGCCGTCGGTGCCGGAGCTCGCGACGCTCGACGCGGCCGAGGCGTTCGCCGGAGAGTTGCGTGAGGTCGCGCCTGCCGGTGCGGTGCGCGCCGGCGGAGACGCGGCCGCGCTGCCGAGCATCGTCCCCGGGGGCGTGCTGATTCCCATTCCCTCGGTCGCGACCTTGTGGGAGCGCGCCTCTTCGTCGGCGCCATCGGCCGACGCGGCGTCGGCGCCCCATGCCCAGCGTGCCCGCGACCGCGCCCGGACCAGCCTCGGCGGATCGGGCTGGGTGGGCCTGCGGTTCGACCGACGTCGTCCGGATTCCGCGACCGACGCGTTCTGGCAGCCGGCGCTCGGCCTCGCGCGGGCGCTGGCCTCGTACCTGGTGGGCCTTTACGGAATCCTCGCCGACCCGGTGACCGGCCTGCCGGGCCGGGCCGCCGTGCAGCTCGCCATCGGCGAGCACATCGAGCTGGCCCGGCGGCGCGCGCGGCCGTTTTCGCTGCTGCTCGTCAACCCGCACGACTTCGGCGACGTCAACGCGCGCCACGGCTGCCGCATCGGCGATGCCGTGCTGCGCGGCGTGGTCGTCCGGCTGCTCGCGGCCGTACGCGCGTCGGACCCCGTGATGCGCTACGGCGCGGCGATCTTCGCCGTCGCCCTTCCAGACACCGATGCCGCGGCGGCCTGCCGCGTCGGTGACCACGTGCGCCGGCGGCTGTGCGAGGCGCCGTTTCTCGACGGCGCGGTGCGTCTCGCCTTCTCGGTCGGCGTCGCCACGCTCGCGCCGGACGACGACGAGGGCAACGAGCTCGAGCTCGTGCAGCGAGCCGACCTCGCCCTCGCCGCGGCGCGGGAGCGCGAGGGCGGCGCCGTGACGCTCTGGAGCCCCGAGCTCGAGCGGCCGGCGTCGAGCAGGCTCGATCGGCTCGGCGGCATCTTCACCGGGAAGATGGACAAGGACTACCGCAACATGGGCCTGCTCTGGGACGCGCTCGACGTCGTCGCCGTCAATGCCCGGCCCCGGCAGCTCGCCGCGCGCGTCGTCGAGAAGCTGCACGCCACGCTCGGCCCTCTGCGCGTGGCGCTGTTCACGTCGGCCGGCGACGGCCCGCCGTGCCTCGTGAGCGGGGTCGAGCGGCGGGGCGATGCCGCGGCGTCGCAGCCGTTCGCGGCCGACGGCCTCACCGGCGCCGAGGTGGCGCTCGTCGCGAGCGCCATCGACGAGCGGCGCCCGCGTCATGGCGGCGTGGGTCTGCCGGCCGGGAGCCCGCCGTTCGGCTGCGCGGTCCCGCTCATGGTGGGCGACCACGCCATCGGGGCGCTGTATCTCGCGACGGGGCACGACGAACCGGGCGTCGACCCGTCCGACCTGAGCTTCTTCTCGGCCTTCGGCGCCCAGGTGGCGGTCGCGCTCGACCGCGCGCGGCTCGCCGAGCAGGAAGAGGAGCGGAACGAGCGCGAGCGGCACCGCCTGCGCGCCGAGCTCGTCGACCTGCGCAAGGCGCTGCGGCAGGCCAAGCTGCTCTACCGCTCGCCGGCGATGGACGCGGTGCTCACGATGGCGCGGCGCATCGCGGCGACCGACACCACGGTGCTCGTCACCGGCGAGAGCGGCACCGGCAAGGAACGCCTCGCCCAGACGATTCACGACCTGAGCGACCGCAAGTCGCGCCCCTTCGTCATCGTCGATTGCGGCGCCATCCCGCCGACGCTCATCGAGAGCGAGCTGTTCGGCCACGAGCGCGGCGCGTTCACGGGCGCGGGCGAACGCGCGGTCGGGCGCCTCGCGCAGGCCGATGGCGGCACGGTCGTGCTCGACGAAGTGGGCGAACTGCCCCTCGAGGTGCAGGCGAAGCTGCTGCGCTTCGTGCAGGAGAAGCACGTCACCCCGGTCGGCGGCACGCGCCCGCGCCGCGTCGACGCGCGCATCCTCGCGGTGACCAACCGCGATCTCGAGCGCGAGGTGGCCGAGGGGCGCTTCCGCGAGGACCTCTTCTACCGCATCAACGTGGTCCGGCTGCGGGTGCCGCCGCTGCGCGAGCGCCGCGACGACGTCCTGTTCCTCGCGCGTCACTTCATCGAGGTGTTCTCGCTCCAGTACGGCAAGGACGTGCGAGGGTTCACGCCGGAGGCCGAGGCCCGGATGCTCGAGTACGCGTGGCCGGGCAACGTCCGCGAGCTGCAGAACCGCGTGCTGCAGGCGGTGATCCTCGCGGGCGACGAGCGGCTCGACTGCGCGGTCCTCGGCATCGACGCCGAGGAGGCCGACAAAGCGCGGCGGCCCGAACGGGCGCGCGCGGCGCTCACCGTCGTGCCGCCCGCGCCGCGGGTCGCGGACTCTGCGCCCGAGGCGCCGCGCTCCGTGTCGTGGCGCCCGGCGGCGCCCGCGGGCGGCGACCCGTGGGCCGCGCTGCGCCAGGCGCTCGCGCGGCAGATCGCTCAGGCCGTGGCGCAGGGCGGCGCCGTCCCGCCGCTCGGCCGGTGGCTCGGTCACGAGGTCGCGCTCGTCGGGTACGAGCGCTCGGGCCGCGTCATGGCTCGCGCCGCGGCGCGGCTCGGCGTCCCGGAGACCACCTTCGCGCGCCGGCACCAGAAGGCCACCTCCGACGCGGCGCTGTCGCGGCGCGGTCACGGGTGGGACGAGGTGCGCGACGCCCTCGCCGACCTGCTCGACAGCCCCGCGTGCGGCCAGATCCCCGACCTCGCCGATCGGATCGAGGCGATCTTGTTCGAGGAGGTGGTGGCCCGCACGCCGGGCAACGCCCACCGCGCGGCGCAGTTGCTCGGCGTCTCGCTGCCAACCTTCAGGAGGCGACAGGCCGCGATGCCGATGGCCTCGTGA
- the bfr gene encoding bacterioferritin, which yields MKGDARVIEQLQKALAEELTAINQYFVHAEMCHNWGFHALGAHIKKQSIDEMRHAEALMERILFLDATPSMNPLELTIGQTVKEQLQNDLALEIGAVASYNAAIQISREAHDNASAELFERLLKDEEGHVDWLETQLHLIGQITYEQYLALQSRGESD from the coding sequence ATGAAGGGAGACGCGCGCGTCATCGAGCAGTTGCAGAAGGCCCTGGCCGAGGAGCTGACGGCCATCAACCAGTACTTCGTTCACGCCGAGATGTGCCACAACTGGGGGTTCCACGCGCTTGGCGCCCACATCAAGAAGCAGTCGATCGACGAGATGCGCCACGCCGAGGCCCTCATGGAGCGCATCCTGTTTCTCGACGCGACGCCGAGCATGAACCCGCTCGAGTTGACCATCGGCCAGACGGTGAAGGAGCAGCTGCAGAACGACCTCGCCCTCGAGATCGGCGCCGTGGCGTCGTACAACGCGGCGATCCAGATCTCGCGCGAGGCCCACGACAACGCGTCGGCGGAGCTCTTCGAGCGGTTGTTGAAGGACGAGGAGGGCCACGTCGACTGGCTCGAGACGCAGCTGCACCTCATCGGGCAGATCACCTACGAGCAGTACCTGGCGTTGCAGAGCCGGGGCGAGAGCGACTGA
- a CDS encoding ABC transporter permease, translated as MSTGAHDAPARPGAAPGASGAAAVGQRTVRAGWWLAALAAVTALAAPWCALHPPGRQHRDFVYAPPVPVRVVDADGRWRAPFVHPLVLVDRLERRFEEDRSQPVPVLSALGGIPRRPTLAPDATPPDPPPEEEGTARPAVPTAPVVADAGSGRERRQESRPDPAGDLAGWFPLGTDSLGRDVWSRLAAGTRNSLGVAALACAGALALGLLVGAVAGLDRGWVDELLMRLAELVLVLPALYVVLALRASLPLVLSTPMLFLLLSLVLALAGWPTVARGVRAIVRREAASDYAAAARAIGCTRARLVVRHLLPATAPFLATQVLLLVPAFVLAEATLSYVGLGFNPPAASWGSMLQEAANVRAVADFPWVLAPAAAIVLVSLVINAVTGER; from the coding sequence GTGAGCACGGGTGCCCACGACGCGCCAGCCCGGCCCGGCGCGGCGCCGGGTGCGTCTGGCGCCGCCGCGGTGGGCCAACGTACGGTGCGCGCCGGCTGGTGGCTGGCGGCGCTCGCGGCGGTGACGGCACTCGCGGCCCCGTGGTGCGCGCTCCACCCGCCCGGGCGCCAGCACCGCGACTTCGTCTACGCGCCGCCGGTGCCCGTCCGCGTCGTCGACGCGGACGGGCGCTGGCGGGCGCCGTTCGTCCACCCGCTCGTGCTCGTCGATCGCCTCGAGCGGCGCTTCGAAGAGGACCGCTCGCAGCCGGTGCCGGTGCTCTCCGCGCTGGGCGGCATCCCGCGGCGGCCGACCCTGGCGCCAGACGCCACGCCGCCCGACCCGCCTCCCGAGGAAGAGGGCACGGCGAGGCCGGCGGTTCCGACGGCGCCCGTGGTGGCCGACGCGGGGTCAGGTCGTGAACGACGCCAGGAGTCAAGACCTGACCCCGCGGGCGACCTCGCCGGCTGGTTCCCGCTCGGCACCGACAGCCTCGGCCGCGACGTCTGGTCGCGCCTCGCGGCCGGGACGCGCAACTCGCTCGGCGTGGCGGCGCTCGCCTGCGCCGGCGCGCTCGCCCTCGGGCTGCTCGTCGGCGCGGTCGCGGGCCTCGACCGCGGCTGGGTCGACGAGCTGCTGATGCGGCTGGCCGAACTGGTGCTCGTCCTGCCCGCGCTCTACGTCGTGCTCGCGCTCCGGGCGTCGCTGCCGCTCGTGCTCTCGACGCCCATGCTCTTCCTGCTGCTCTCGCTCGTGCTCGCGCTCGCCGGCTGGCCCACCGTGGCCCGTGGCGTGCGCGCCATCGTCCGGCGCGAGGCGGCAAGCGACTACGCGGCAGCCGCCCGCGCCATCGGCTGCACGCGCGCGCGGCTCGTCGTGCGGCACCTGCTGCCGGCCACCGCGCCCTTCCTCGCCACGCAGGTGTTGCTGCTCGTGCCGGCGTTCGTGCTGGCCGAGGCGACGCTGTCGTACGTCGGCCTGGGGTTCAACCCGCCGGCGGCGAGCTGGGGCAGCATGCTGCAGGAAGCCGCCAACGTGCGCGCCGTCGCCGACTTTCCCTGGGTCCTCGCGCCCGCCGCCGCCATCGTCCTCGTCTCGCTCGTGATCAACGCGGTGACGGGGGAACGTTGA
- a CDS encoding ABC transporter permease: protein MTHDLVAFLVRRALFALVLVIVVSSGALVLARLAPGDFVTEQVGQGADLATLAAERARLGLDRPVAASWAEWLGAAARLDFGVSFRYGRPVAGLVAERTGNTLLLAVAALGAATAIGLPLGVFAARRPRTAAAALVRAASFAALSVPPLVLALLLAWLAARTGWLPTGGMGRAAAADAGLAGRALDLARHLVLPALALALPVGATLERLATRALAGALAGPRAGAARARGLDEGRLAWRHALRLAAAPVVAVYGLVAGGLLSGSFAVEVVTAWPGLGRLFYEALVARDVPLVAGCAAASAALVAVATLAADAAAAWADPRVAQGGAA from the coding sequence ATGACACACGATCTCGTCGCGTTCCTCGTCCGGCGGGCGCTCTTCGCGCTCGTGCTGGTTATCGTCGTGTCGTCTGGCGCGCTGGTGCTGGCGCGGCTCGCTCCGGGCGACTTCGTCACCGAGCAGGTGGGCCAGGGCGCGGACCTCGCGACGCTGGCGGCCGAACGGGCCCGGCTCGGCCTCGACCGGCCCGTGGCGGCGTCGTGGGCCGAGTGGCTCGGGGCGGCGGCCCGGCTCGATTTCGGCGTGTCGTTCCGGTATGGCCGGCCGGTGGCGGGGCTCGTGGCCGAGCGCACGGGCAACACGCTGCTGCTCGCCGTCGCGGCGCTCGGTGCCGCGACGGCCATCGGGCTGCCGCTCGGCGTGTTCGCCGCGCGACGGCCGCGCACGGCGGCCGCCGCGCTGGTGCGCGCGGCGTCGTTTGCGGCCCTCTCGGTGCCGCCGCTCGTCCTGGCGCTCCTGCTTGCCTGGCTCGCGGCGCGCACGGGGTGGCTGCCGACCGGCGGCATGGGCCGCGCGGCCGCAGCCGACGCCGGCCTCGCCGGGCGCGCGCTCGACCTCGCCCGCCACCTCGTGCTGCCGGCGCTCGCGCTGGCGCTGCCGGTGGGCGCCACGCTCGAACGGCTCGCCACGCGCGCCCTGGCGGGCGCGCTGGCCGGGCCGCGCGCCGGGGCCGCGCGCGCGCGCGGCCTCGACGAGGGGCGCCTCGCCTGGCGGCACGCGCTCCGGCTCGCGGCCGCGCCGGTGGTCGCCGTGTACGGACTGGTCGCCGGCGGCCTGCTCTCTGGCTCGTTCGCCGTCGAGGTCGTGACGGCGTGGCCCGGCCTCGGCCGGCTCTTCTACGAGGCGCTCGTCGCCCGCGACGTCCCGCTCGTCGCCGGCTGCGCGGCGGCCTCGGCGGCGCTCGTGGCCGTGGCCACGCTCGCCGCCGATGCCGCCGCGGCCTGGGCCGACCCGCGCGTCGCGCAGGGAGGCGCGGCGTGA